The Coffea arabica cultivar ET-39 chromosome 9c, Coffea Arabica ET-39 HiFi, whole genome shotgun sequence nucleotide sequence ATAATTGtttgaaacctcaagggaggtttctgaaattatcccaaagaaaaACAATTCTTTCTGGTGAACCCGTCCGCCGATCCATGCGTTGTAGAAGTAGAACTTCAAATCAGGAGCCCGTCCCTTTATCGCCCCATTTGTTcgaaaaaatccccaaaatgttttaaaccctaatttccccAATTCCCCGCACTCTCTTTCACACAGTCACACACTAAAACGGTAGTAGTAAAATGTTAGGTGGCTTATACGGCGACCTACCACCACCGTCCTCCTCCGCCGACGATGATAAGGCCACGTCCACCTCCACCACCAATGTCTGGTCTAGCACCAGCAAATTGGCGCCACCCACCCTGCGGAAACCCTTCCCCCCTCCCCAAACCATCCTCAAATCTCAGCCAAAACCAAAACCCCTGCCCCAATTGATATCTAAGCCCCCTGCCGAcgaaaatgtaaaccctaacCCCAATAAGGAGATGATGAGCACGGCGCCGTTTCAGCCGGCTTTGGTGGGCGTTACGAGTTCGGTGATGGAAGAGTACGACCCAGCTAGACCGAATGACTATGAGGAGTATAAGAGAGAGAAGAAACGGAAGCAAGCGGAGGCAGAGATGAGGAGAGAGTTGGAGGAAAGGGAGAGGAGGGAGAAGGAGAAGGAGGAGAAGGAGAGgagggaaagagagagggagagagaacgGGATTTGAATATTTCGGGTGAGGAGGCTTGGCGGCGCAGGGCGGCAATgagtggaggaggaggaggagggcaAAGATCGCCGTCACCTCCAGTGAGTGGAGGGAATGGGGCTGGAGAAGGGTTTAGTATTGGGAAATCGGAGAGTGGAGGGTTAGGTTTGAGTGCGGAAGGGAAAATGACTGCAGCGCAAAGGATGATGGCAAAAATGGGGTGGAAACAAGGGCAGGGATTGGGCAAACAAGAGCAGGGTATTACAACGCCATTGATGGTGAAGAAGACGGATAGACGAGGTGGATCAATTGTGAATGCTAGTGCTTCTAAACAGCAAGAGCAGCCCCCGGATAAGAAGGTCAAGAGTGTGAGCTTTAACGGGCCACCTACTCGGGTTTTGTTACTGAGGAATATGGTATGTTTTACCCGTTGTGTTTGCATTTACTTGAGTTTTTATTTATGCTGAGGTGAACACCTTTGGTTCACAGGGAACGGTTAGCCTTTTGTCATAAGTGagttattttcttctttctgcCCGAGAAGTTGTGAATGAGTTGAAAGATGTTATAAAGCAGTGTAGTTTGAGCTTAGAAAATGCTATTAGTTCACCTTAACTTGGATCTATTGATCATGCAAAGGCtggattttacaattccttGGAAATTGTAGAGCATTGTACATAATGATGAATACTAACTTCTGAGCACTGATCATTAAGGACATTAACTGCTTATTCTATTTTTTCTAGTGTTACTTCCTGGAAACTTTGAGTTCTTGAAGTGTTTGCAGGCATATAATAATAGGACAGAGGACATTAAGATTGATGTTGATTTTTATTGAAGGCTGGGTAATGAGTTTTACAAGTATTcatgtttaaaatttttttaagtttcGCATAAAGGTGGAAATACACCAGTACAGAAACCTGttgcaaaattttataaaatgaatatTTATGTGGTGGCTACTGATTGAAATCTTGAATACTAGGCAATCTGAGTTGAATTATCTGTTTCCTAGAACAATGAATTCTAGTTGACAATGCTGCTCGATGCTTCCCATATTTCAccctcccccccccctccccgcGCCTTCCCTTCTCACGTTACTATATGTTTGTTGATATTATAAGAATTCAATGTGGGGATGGGAGCTCTATTGGGTGTAGTCAGATACTTAATCAATGCTGTTACATTGAAGAAGGAATAAAGGAAGAACTATGTAGCATGGTTCTGActagtaagaaagagaaagggtgaagaagaaaagaaagggtgcaaaagaaaattctttctatgattttttttttttttgatgaaaagAGATTGGACAAGACATCAACATGCTTACGGATTCTTTTGGAAAGCTGGGTTGTAGTAATTCATAAAGCATATACTATGTGTTGAAAACTCAAGGGCCTTATAAAAGATCAACACAACTTTCAGaggttttccttttttaattctaaaataaaattattttttttcctacttGTTGTAGATGATATGAatattttgtccaaaatatATGTTTATTATTCTTTGTGAATCCAATTTTGCAGTTCAGAATTACTACTGAACAAGTGATGTTACTCTCCAGTTTCATTCTTTATGCTCGTTCTAGTGGCCTAGTCATTAGGGAATCATGCAGCTGACCTACATAGCTTCTTTTATCCACTACATACACCTTAGTCCTTGTAAAACAGGATGCTATTGTGGTTGATGATTTTGGGCCCTTAGAGGACTAAAAGTTCTGGTAGGTTGTGTGCTTTGTAGTCAATGGATATATTTGTAATGTTAAGTGAATTGTTCTTGGATGTAATGATGCTGTAACATTATTTTCAATGTCTCATTTATGGCATACTGGTTTTTCAGTTTTTTGGTAAATCTGCTTGTGAGTTAGCATTATAAGATGTTTATTGACCATGCGTATAGAATAGTTTTGGTACCTGATGTAGCCAGTGCTTATCTTGAGGCTGTCCATCCGCCATACTTTCTTGGAAATACATGCGGACACATCAAGATATCCTTTTGCTTCTTGTTGCTGTACGTTCTCATTCCAGTTATGAAATGGGGGGTGCTTCCCGCTGTTTTCCTTGAACATCCATTGTATAGACTGTCTAGGTTAAGTGCCATTGCATTCAGGCTGGGAGCTGATCATGTTTAACCAAAGATAATAACTTAATGTTTTACTTGTAGAAACTGCAAACAAGTTCAATACGTGCTATTTGTATAACTAGGGAATGTTATGTTTGTCAATTGGACAACTAATTATGTACTCTCAGTTATTCATTTGGACTTTTAGGGAAGCCTGAAGATGGTATTAGTGTTGCACTGTGCTTATGAATATTCATATGATATATTTGCAtatgatgtgtatgtgtgtCGTTCACTTGTTTGATTGGCTTTTGGTTTTGCATTTGGTTTGCAAATCAAATTGAAGGTATTTTGTAAGTGTAGTTGTTCTGATGGATCTCTGGATATAACGCAATAATGTTGGTGGTTAGAATTGCTCCAGATCTCTGAAACTGATGCTTGCAACCTAGCTTGCTTGAATAAATGCCTGCTGTTTGCTATTTGTCTGTCTGTCTTATGAATCTCTCTGTAACTTGGGGAAACCGGTGTTGAAAGAGATAATAATGCTGGAAGTTTTTCTTATTAAAGGTTGGCCCTGGAGAGGTAGATGATGATTTGGAAGGTGAGATAGCAGAAGAGTGCCAGAAGTATGGTACAGTGAATCGAGTCCTAATATTTGAGATAACAGAGCCAAATTTCCCTCATGATGAAGCAGTTCGTATCTTTGTTCAGTTTGAGAGAGCAGAACAATCAACCAAAGCCCTTATTGACCTAGAAGGTCGCTTTTTTGGGGGGCGCGTTGTTCACGCCTGCTTCTATGATGAAGAGAGGTTTGCTAAAAACGAGTTGGCTCCCTTGCCAGGAGAAATCCCTGGCTTTTGAACTGAATGGTTCAAGCATATGCTTATAAGCTTTCGCTGCTTTGGGGCTATGCTCTCATATGGGTATAGGTATAGTTAAGTTCCTTATTGAAATACGTGTAGTTTATGCTTCGATCTGTTAAGTACTTGCTTGATTGACAACATTTGGGTTGCCATTCTTTGAGCATAGCTGTGGTTTCTCTAATGTCAacataattttgaaattgttaTTACGAGTTTCTACTCatatttgaatgttttcttgcaCAAGGGTTCTAGATGGAGGTGAGAATGGTTTTCAAcagaaatatatattaataaaactTTATATATTGCTACGATGCACTTCAGTGTTGTAGCAAATGTGGTGTTTAGACGCCTTCCGAGGCTTGGTCTGGTGGCTGGGGTTGCTGAAGATGGGGCTTAGGTCCTTGAATCTTACTGCCAGCAAGTTGCGGAGGGTGGGGAAATAGTCTACAGGGTCCACTCCCTGTGGGAcacccttaaaaaaaaaatttagtaaaaaaaatgtGGTGTTTAGACATCCCAAAGGATCAGAAATTCTGTTTTAACTTGATAAGCCCGGTGATCTACGAGGCCACTTATCATTCATGTGATAAGAGTATGGAATAGCCGCAAGGGTATTCAGCTATCTAAAAGTGTAGTTGTGTATTAAGTTTCCCCACTCTAACAATTGCTTTGTAAAGCCAGTCTTCAAATTGAGATTATAAGCAGCATGGCAATTTCAAGAATCTTGAAAGATATTCAAAGGGCTCAACAATCAAATTCATTCTTTTGACGCTGGCAACTCAATAATGGTGCTAATGAATCATCTCATTGTAATCTGAAGTTTCTTTATATGCAGTCGGGACCTAGGAGATGGTaatcaaagatgaaaatgacaatttaatttgtttttgaTGTAAGATTTACCCGGTTGCAAGAAAAGCAAGATTTACAACCAAAGTAACGgggaaaagaaacaaagaaactatTGAATACCAACTCGCATTAAGTAATTCAGTGTCCTTTCACGTACGTAAGCATGAGAAGACCAATAATCCAATTTATAGTTAGCGATAATTGCATAAATCTCCCCTAAAGTTTTTGATGCACTCACCTCCCCTGAGGTTCAAAAATAGCACTGACTTCCCCTAGCATGAATTTGGGGTCTACTGCTGAAGAGTTTAAGGTTGTTAGTGAACAAACttgggtaaaaaaaaattaggccaGTTAGTGTATGATAACTAATTAAACAAGATTAATGGTTTTTTCTTACTGGATAAGACACCACAAGTGCACTCACAAAATGGCACCACGAAATGGCACCAATTAATGCTCCAACATGGCATCATTTTGTGATTGACAGCATTTGAGAGCACAATCTAAATTGTATGCTATTTGCATAGAAGAGAAGcagaagcaagaaaaatgcagggGAAAGAAACCTCCAGACAAGGCTCCTTAAAAGAATAAGTTCTtgtggttttggttgaattaaCTTCATCTTAAACATTCAAGAAACAGAAggagaaagaaagcaaaaatcAAGGCAAAATCTGAGAATTTTTTTGCTAAAAATTTGCAGGATTCAAGAGACAACAGATAAGCAATTCTTTGTCATCTCAACTTAATACACAAAGTTGTGGTGTTAGTTGTTATATGATGAAACCATTGTGTCAATCACAAGAGAACATAACTATGTATGAAATATGGTAACTTGTGTAAAATCGATATATTATAAAGCATGACAATATGAAACTCTCTTATATTAATCACAGatgaattttcttatttgatcAACAGTCTTTTATATTGAATATAAAGGATTGATAGTTAGGTGCTGATGATGAATGATATGCGTGGCTCCTATTAGCTCCTGGGCCAAAACTATAGTTGATGCTTCATTTGTCATGTGTTTTATCATTACTGTTATTTTGTATAGCTATTGAGATTAAGAGATAGGTAATATGGATTAGAATTCAAGACTAGTTTATTTTGCTGAATCTTATGTTCCAAATTTCATGAATGAATTTGTTGGTTTTTTGCTACTATTGGATTATGTCATGTAATGTGTTGGCTGTAGAATTCAATAGATTAAAATGTGTTGGTACAAAGCAACTTCTTCATGTTGTTGCTGCTATACTTGTTTTCTTTGCACTTACATCCCTTGAGTTTTACTAATTGTCTCCAACTTTAAATGTTttttattcctttgctaatatAACTTCACAAGAGGCAAAAAGGGTATATATGGAACAAAATTACTCTCTCACTTCTCAAAAGGCTTTTTTAATGGCACTTTCTCTGACATGAGCTGAATTTGCTATCAAAACCTTAAGTTCAGGGGAGATCAATACTATTTTTTAAACCACCGAGAAGGCGAGTGCAATTATTAGaaacttcaggggaggtttttgcAATTATTCCTTATAGTTAATAGTCAATTTTCCAGAAGCAATTAGATGCGCTGACAAATTTGTGGGTATGAGGTAAAGCAATGGGAAAATCGCCAATTTAGCAATCCTTAGTTTTACTCGATTCTTTTGTTTCAAAACTAGGTTGTACCATTCCCTCTTCAATTCCTTTGTGgtaatataaatttattatttcaAAACTAGGTTGTGCCATTTCGAGGTTGGCGATGGCCACATTCCCactccaaaaacaaaaataaacaaaatcatGTCAACTTTAAAAAAGTACAAGTTAGTATGCATCATCTTGAATTTAATTATTTTCCAAACAATTGcaccctctaaattttttacACATTCCTCCACCCTTTTCATTGCTTCCTGATAGAGTGAAACTATATaattggaaaaggaaaaaaaaataacaacctAAACTTCTTAGGGTTCGTTTGGTTCATAGTATGACATGAGATTAGATTACTAATCCTATATCATCCCATGTTTGGTTGCATTTTATACAAGTGATGATACATCTCATCTGAAAAAATTAATCCTAATAAGATAATCCCATGAGAGGAGGGGGTATGAATTATTTCAGAATGAATAAGAGGTGGGATGATAACAGTTTGGACTTATTTACTATAATGCTTTATTCTAATAATTGTGTAAACTTACCTTTTCACTATAATATTAAGGTTTTGATAAGTGCATTAAGACTAACAGTTTTCTCCCTGGAGTTTGTTGTTAACAAAGCGTTTTCAATTTATCCATTCAGACCATCAACTTATTGGACCGATAGCTGATGACCATCTGCCCTAATCCATTTGTCTGAATCATGAACATGCCAGTTGTGATGTAATCAACTTCCTTCAAATAAATAGTTTCATCTTTAATGAGAGTAGGCAAAACCTCAAGATAAATAAGCAAAGAGGTTTTCTGTCTTCCAAAGACCATGAAGCGATTATGGTTCCATAACAGCCGATTGTAAGTTTTATATGGATGATCCTTATACTGTAGTAAGTAAGAAGTTAAACCCATGTTTTCTGGCCAATAGTTATTGAAATATTAGAGCATCTTGACAAGTGCTTTCAATCATTGCTTGGTAATTGGCAGTGACAAGTGCCTAGATCCATCATCCTGTATATAGGGATAatgtttttctttcatttccccAATCTCTCCCAACAAAATCTCATTAACAACTCGAACCCTTCGGCTCTTCTTCCCAAATCTCACCAATTCATCAACCCTTGCTATATAACAAAGATAATAGATGGGGGAGATGTATATAAGGTGGTGAGTGCCATTGGCTCCCTTGTATGCAACATTAGTCTTGGCCTTCGCTTCTGTGAAGTGGTGGCACATGTTTAAACCCTATCACATAGATATTGGCTTATGGGCAATTTGCAGCTAAAAAGGAAGCTTTTCTTTGTCCATCACCACATTAATTTTCTTTAGGTTTTTTGAACAACTTTCTCGTTCTTGGGGTGCCATTGTTAAAAGCCATGTATGGAAACCTTGGAAATGATCTTGTTGTTCAGTCCTATGCAATCCAGGCTCAGTTAACTCTGGATCACTGCTTGACTTTTTATGCTAGAATTGAGACGTGCAATATTTGAGGCTAAAGCAAAGTCCATAAATGGCGATTCACATGGTCAGGTGGAAATCATGATGGAAGGAGATACTGGTGATTCACAGTCACTTTAGGTGCTGATCACATGCCAGCTTTTGTGGTTGGCCAGGTTATGTTCTGGACAGATTATCAGTTCAAAGTGCTGGGGTATATAATCCTGTCAGGAAATGCATGCAAGTCTGGGATTTGCCATGAAAGAGCGGCTGTAGTAGGTTTTAGGGCCTTTCTGAAGGGAGAATTCACCATGCTAGAACTGATCTGAACAATTTGGAGACATGGGTTTTGGAGGATTACACCAGCATTGGGTGGCTGTCTGGGTGGGTCTTGAAGCTTCCATGAGAGAAAGAAATCCAGGAGAATTTATTCACCCCAATATTATGGGCATTATGGAGTTTCACCCTTGGAACAGTCAGTTGATTTTGCTCTGCAAATTTTTGACTCCTCATTGGTACAACTTTGAAAATGGCAAATTAAAGAAGGCAGCCTGATATGCAATTACATTTGCCAAGGGTGGCCCTATAACCGGTGTGCCTGATGTTCTGACCCTTTTTCTTTGTGGCTATATTAGGTGATGATTGTTGGTAAATTTTGCAGTAGGATAATTTTAGTTCAATGATTGATTCGTTCTCTCCTGCATAAAGAACTCAAGAGGTTAAAAAAAGTGGACTCAGATCAATCTGTCCTCTTAgatgaaacaaaaattttttgaattgtaTTTGCATATAATTTGAAGTCTAGTAGCAGTAATGCGAGTTTATATGGTAGTTAGTCTATATTTGAGCAATATACCATTCTTTAACGAACGAATGAATGCAGCGCTCATGAATAACCTAACTAGATCAGATTAATTGCCTTTTCCTGaatctcttttttctctctttcttgggGAATTCAGATTCATTACATCAAAGAAAATTACCTGTGTACTTCCACTTAGGACATTTCAGCATTTTTATGGCCTTTAGagggagggaaaagaaaaagtcttcgcctctttctttaatttctagttTATATGATCTTTtaactttcctacattttcaaaaaaaaaaattttttttctcatttctttgaGAAAAGGATTTCGAAATATTTCTCTCAGagagtttttctcttttttttatataaaaaaaaaaatttctctcgAAGAGCTATCATAAACTTCTGCCAACATTAAGAGGTAATTTGCAACGTGGATGACTGTTAGAAGGTCACAAGGCTTTTGATCAGACCCATATTTTAcgcccttttcttttttgcccCTTCCATTTGTATAAATTTTGTGGTTAAGACCCGAAATTTTCttactcttttcttctcaaaacTTGCCTTTtctttagtgattgtattttgaTGGAATAGCTTTTCCAAATTTGCAgtgaattttctctctttgtctCACAAATAGAATAATGCAAGACAAAAAAGGAATGAGAAGACAAAGAACAATTACCAATCAGATAAAAATaacttatttaaaaaaatatataaaaagacTCGTCTCTACTTATTAAAGATAATTCTagcatataaaaataaataaataatataaatacaaaagCAAGATGCCATATTGCATTCCACTGTTTAACGGAATTAGTCATTTACCTAAATAAGCATTCATTAAAGGCCCCAAATACTGACGTAGAAACTTCTAATATTAAACACCCCAGAATATAGAGAAAAAAATCCCAAACAAAAAAGTCAGAAAACACAAAACTTATCCCAATGTGAATTAGAGGGGAAATTCAGGGGCAACActttaaatataaaacaaaagCTGGGAAGTCGGTCTCAGTCAACAGTCAAACTGTCACATTAGACCTCAAGTACGACGTCGTGGAGACCCAGCTGGAGTGTTCTGATTGGAAGCCCTGGCCTCCATCCACTGCACCTCCATGTACGTCGACGGCGACCACGCCGCGGCCACCTGTCCCTGTCCCAGCTTATTCTCCCCTGCTGCGGCAGTCATATAATGGGCCCGACCACCCCTTTCACCACCACCACCGTACATGTACGTTGCCACCAGAGAATGATGCATATGATCACGGTATATAtcagtggtggtggtggtgggctGAGAAATGGAGTCTCCGGCAGTGGTTAAACGGCTAGGAGAGGCCGTAGTTGAACATTCTCCAATGGTGGCGGAACCCACGAAGCTGCTTTTCTTGGAGTTGCCACAAAGGGGGCAGACATTGGAAGTGGTAGTAATGGTGGaggcggaggaggaggagcgGTAAGTGGTGCCATCGGGCTCG carries:
- the LOC113707707 gene encoding DNA-damage-repair/toleration protein 111; translated protein: MLGGLYGDLPPPSSSADDDKATSTSTTNVWSSTSKLAPPTLRKPFPPPQTILKSQPKPKPLPQLISKPPADENVNPNPNKEMMSTAPFQPALVGVTSSVMEEYDPARPNDYEEYKREKKRKQAEAEMRRELEERERREKEKEEKERRERERERERDLNISGEEAWRRRAAMSGGGGGGQRSPSPPVSGGNGAGEGFSIGKSESGGLGLSAEGKMTAAQRMMAKMGWKQGQGLGKQEQGITTPLMVKKTDRRGGSIVNASASKQQEQPPDKKVKSVSFNGPPTRVLLLRNMVGPGEVDDDLEGEIAEECQKYGTVNRVLIFEITEPNFPHDEAVRIFVQFERAEQSTKALIDLEGRFFGGRVVHACFYDEERFAKNELAPLPGEIPGF